A section of the Mycobacteriales bacterium genome encodes:
- a CDS encoding VWA domain-containing protein translates to MTEPEETERVRRWRLLLGAASGLDDPGKGSADAAMDGALAALYDEAEDGPREGGLGGSAPRVSRWLGDIRTYFPSTVVQVMQRDAVDRLDLNRLLLEPELLESVVPDVHLVGTLLSLNRVMPASSKASARAVVAQVVAEIERRVAERTRAAVSGALNRAARTQRPKLRDIDWNHTIAANLKHYLPEHRTVVPERLVGYGRRQQIVARDVVVAIDQSGSMAASVVYASVFGSVLASMRTLRTSVVVFDTEVVDLTEHLDDPVDVLFGTQLGGGTDINRAIAYSQQLITRPADSLFILISDLYEGGVREEMLRRIGSMKTSGVQVVVLLALSDSGAPSFDRYNAAALAELGVPAFACTPDAFPDLLAVALGKGDVGRWAEQALR, encoded by the coding sequence ATGACCGAGCCGGAGGAGACCGAACGGGTACGCCGCTGGCGGCTGCTGCTCGGGGCGGCGTCCGGCCTGGACGATCCCGGCAAGGGCAGCGCCGACGCCGCCATGGACGGCGCGCTGGCCGCGCTCTACGACGAGGCCGAGGACGGGCCGCGCGAGGGCGGCCTCGGCGGCTCGGCCCCGCGGGTCTCCCGCTGGCTCGGCGACATCCGGACGTACTTCCCCAGCACGGTCGTGCAGGTCATGCAGCGCGACGCGGTCGACCGGCTCGACCTCAACCGGTTGCTGCTGGAACCGGAGCTGCTGGAGTCGGTGGTGCCGGACGTGCACCTGGTCGGCACGCTGCTCAGCCTCAACCGGGTCATGCCGGCCAGCTCGAAGGCCTCGGCCCGCGCGGTCGTCGCCCAGGTGGTCGCGGAGATCGAGCGGCGGGTGGCCGAGCGGACCCGGGCGGCGGTGTCCGGCGCGCTCAACCGGGCCGCCCGGACGCAGCGGCCGAAGCTGCGCGACATCGACTGGAACCACACGATCGCCGCCAACCTCAAGCACTACCTGCCCGAGCACCGCACCGTGGTGCCGGAGCGGCTGGTCGGCTACGGCCGCCGGCAGCAGATCGTCGCCCGCGACGTGGTGGTCGCGATCGACCAGTCCGGCTCGATGGCCGCCTCGGTCGTGTACGCCAGCGTCTTCGGGTCCGTACTCGCCTCGATGCGCACGCTGCGGACCTCGGTCGTCGTCTTCGACACCGAGGTCGTGGACCTCACCGAGCACCTGGACGACCCGGTCGACGTCCTGTTCGGCACCCAGCTCGGCGGCGGCACCGACATCAACCGGGCCATCGCGTACAGCCAGCAGCTCATCACCCGGCCCGCGGACTCGCTGTTCATCCTGATCAGCGACCTGTACGAGGGTGGCGTACGGGAGGAGATGCTGCGCCGGATCGGGTCGATGAAGACCTCCGGCGTGCAGGTCGTGGTGCTGCTCGCGCTGTCCGACTCGGGCGCGCCGTCCTTCGACCGCTACAACGCGGCCGCGCTGGCCGAGCTGGGCGTGCCGGCGTTCGCCTGCACCCCGGACGCGTTCCCCGACCTGCTCGCAGTCGCCCTCGGCAAGGGCGACGTCGGCCGCTGGGCCGAGCAGGCCCTGCGCTGA
- a CDS encoding DUF5682 family protein — MTVTAGAPAVRVLGIRHHGPGSARSVRAELEAYRPDVLLVEGPADADPLVPLVAEAGMEPPVALLAYANDAPQVAAFWPFAVFSPEWQAIDWAVRAGVPVRFCDLPAAANLADDRRHRLSEVDPQAPEQSEVDPEGPEQSGVDPDAPDQDGQSAVDGEEPAGVREDPLALLAAAAGYDDPERWWEDLVESRQDGRGPFDAITEAMAELRDAAPPQAPGEQAREDRREAYMRTVLRAAIKTGAQRVAIVCGAWHAPALAGPLPAAAADARVLTGLPKRKVSLTWVPWTHGRLAMASGYGAGVTSPGWYHHLFTAPDRPVTRWLTLVAGVLRTEDLPVSSAHVIEAVRLADTLAVLRGRPLAGLAEVTEATRAVLVDGDEVALDLVTRRLVVGEALGSVPGSAPTVPLATDLRAQARRLRLKLDAAEKAYELDLRKPVDLDRSRLLHRLRLLGIGWGTPARAAARNLGTFRETWSLRWQPELEIDLVEASVWGTTVAAAAAARTVATAGTGTLVELTAAVEAALLADLPDALPALLTALDARAALDTDVAHLMEALPPLVRSRRYGDVRDTDTAALDRVAGALLERIRAGLPAALTALDDDAAALLRDRITGVHAALALREDPAARDRWLDTLAGLADRDDVHGLVVGQLVRLLRDAGRIDGPGSGVRLSRALSVGSPANAKAAWVEGFLAGGGMLLVHDTDLLGVLDGWVGELDPQAFVDVLPLLRRTFGSFAAPERRALGDRFRRLSTVDGAKESTVDDIDEELAVPVLATVELLLGLQP; from the coding sequence GTGACCGTGACGGCTGGGGCGCCCGCGGTCCGGGTGCTCGGCATCCGGCACCACGGGCCCGGCTCGGCCCGGTCGGTGCGGGCCGAGCTCGAGGCGTACCGGCCGGACGTCCTGCTGGTGGAGGGACCGGCGGACGCCGACCCGCTGGTGCCGTTGGTCGCGGAGGCCGGGATGGAGCCGCCGGTGGCGCTGCTGGCGTACGCGAACGACGCGCCGCAGGTGGCGGCGTTCTGGCCGTTCGCGGTGTTCTCGCCGGAGTGGCAGGCGATCGACTGGGCGGTCCGGGCCGGCGTCCCGGTCCGCTTCTGCGACCTCCCGGCGGCCGCCAACCTCGCCGACGACCGCCGGCACAGACTGTCCGAAGTGGACCCCCAAGCTCCAGAGCAGTCCGAAGTGGACCCTGAAGGTCCAGAACAGTCCGGAGTGGACCCCGATGCCCCGGACCAGGATGGACAGTCCGCTGTGGACGGCGAGGAACCGGCAGGCGTACGAGAGGACCCGCTCGCCCTGCTCGCCGCCGCGGCCGGGTACGACGACCCGGAGCGCTGGTGGGAGGACCTGGTCGAGTCCCGCCAGGACGGCCGCGGCCCGTTCGACGCGATCACCGAGGCGATGGCCGAGCTGCGCGACGCCGCCCCGCCCCAGGCGCCGGGCGAGCAGGCGCGGGAGGACCGGCGCGAGGCCTACATGCGCACGGTCCTGCGGGCCGCGATCAAGACCGGCGCGCAGCGGGTCGCGATCGTCTGCGGCGCCTGGCACGCGCCCGCGCTCGCCGGTCCGCTCCCGGCCGCCGCGGCCGACGCCCGCGTGCTGACCGGCCTGCCGAAGCGGAAGGTGTCGCTGACCTGGGTGCCGTGGACGCACGGCCGGCTCGCGATGGCCTCCGGGTACGGCGCGGGCGTCACCAGCCCGGGCTGGTACCACCACCTCTTCACCGCCCCCGACCGCCCGGTCACCCGCTGGCTCACCCTGGTCGCCGGCGTCCTGCGCACCGAGGACCTGCCGGTCTCCAGCGCGCACGTCATCGAGGCGGTCCGGCTGGCCGACACGCTGGCCGTCCTGCGCGGCCGCCCGCTGGCCGGGCTGGCCGAGGTGACCGAGGCGACCCGGGCCGTGCTGGTGGACGGCGACGAGGTCGCGCTGGACCTGGTCACCCGCCGGCTGGTGGTCGGCGAGGCGCTCGGCTCCGTGCCCGGGTCCGCGCCGACGGTCCCGCTCGCGACCGACCTGCGGGCGCAGGCCCGGCGGCTGCGGCTCAAGCTGGACGCGGCCGAGAAGGCGTACGAGCTGGACCTGCGCAAGCCCGTGGACCTGGACCGCAGCCGGCTGCTGCACCGGCTGCGGCTGCTCGGCATCGGCTGGGGCACCCCGGCCCGGGCGGCGGCCCGCAACCTCGGCACGTTCCGGGAGACGTGGTCGCTGCGCTGGCAGCCGGAGCTGGAGATCGACCTGGTCGAGGCGTCGGTCTGGGGCACCACGGTGGCCGCCGCGGCCGCGGCGAGGACGGTCGCGACGGCCGGCACCGGCACGCTGGTCGAGCTCACCGCCGCGGTCGAGGCGGCGCTGCTGGCCGACCTGCCCGACGCGCTGCCGGCCCTGCTGACCGCGCTGGACGCCCGGGCCGCGCTCGACACCGACGTCGCGCACCTGATGGAGGCGCTCCCGCCGCTGGTCCGCTCCCGCCGGTACGGCGACGTGCGCGACACCGACACCGCCGCCCTCGACCGGGTCGCGGGCGCGCTGCTGGAGCGGATCCGGGCCGGCCTGCCGGCCGCGCTGACCGCCCTGGACGACGACGCCGCGGCGCTGCTGCGGGACCGGATCACCGGCGTGCACGCGGCGCTGGCGCTGCGCGAGGACCCGGCCGCGCGGGACCGCTGGCTGGACACCCTGGCCGGGCTGGCCGACCGGGACGACGTGCACGGGCTGGTCGTCGGCCAGCTGGTCCGGCTGCTGCGGGACGCGGGCCGGATCGACGGCCCCGGCTCCGGCGTACGGCTGTCGAGGGCGCTGTCGGTCGGCTCGCCGGCGAACGCGAAAGCGGCCTGGGTGGAGGGGTTCCTGGCCGGCGGCGGGATGCTGCTGGTGCACGACACCGACCTGCTCGGCGTGCTCGACGGCTGGGTCGGCGAGCTCGACCCGCAGGCGTTCGTGGACGTGCTGCCGCTGCTGCGCCGGACGTTCGGGTCGTTCGCGGCGCCGGAGCGGCGCGCGCTCGGCGACCGGTTCCGCCGGCTGTCCACCGTGGACGGCGCGAAAGAGTCCACAGTGGACGACATCGACGAGGAGCTGGCGGTGCCGGTGCTGGCCACTGTCGAGCTGCTGCTGGGGCTGCAGCCATGA